ACTACAAATCAAAATGGAGAATTGTACTATTGTGGTTTCCTTAAAATTGTAGTTGGTGGTAGGAAGGTTTTCAACAGGAAACATGCAAGTTGCTGGAGTATGGATTAGAGCTTTTATCTCATGGAAAAGCTGAAGTTGTAAACTAGAATGACAGTTGGATTTTTGTGTTCCACCTAGGCTGTAGGAGACAGCTATCTACCCCTGTCTACCTTCCTTACCCCTCTCTCTCCATGCTTTGGCTTAAACTGAGTAAATGGAAATTAGCCTTTGTGCCAGCTCTTTAAATCATAAGTCTGTAGCGTAGAATTTCCAAGACTCTGGGGAAGCTGGATTaagtaaactgaggctctgagaatgAAAGTGCTCTTGGGGGTTGAGTAGGAGTGCTCCTCTAATACTTACCTTATGCTGTGGAGCCATGGATTTTGAACCCATTCAGGAGCAGGACTGCAGAACTGAGTGGAGTTTGGGTCAGTTGATTTGAAATGGACGTTAAAAGTTTAATACAATCCTGTTGGGTTTTGGCACAGAGAAGTGTTTTGAAAACCATATGCTAGTGAGGTTTGGCTATATATTCCCTAGTCCTCCCCAATACAACACACCTCACTCTCACATAAATACTCAGTACACATCTGGAAAGGGCAGGAGAACCTAGGGAGCTTTTGTGTCATGAACTCTTATCCTTCAGGACTGACATGAAGCTGGAAAGACAGACCAAAATTCCCTTGCAGTGCTATAGCTAGAAGGGCTACACACCATCTCCCAGGGATGGGGCTAGGCAGCTAGCTGAGCTAATCCTCCTGTCTGTTTCCTCCTCCCCCAGGTGTATCAGTCACCTCCAGTAACACAGGCGTGCCAGATATCTCGGGTTCTGTGTACTCCAAAACCCAGGTAGGTGCCTGGCTCTGGATAGAAGTGGAAAAAGAGATGACATAGAGGAGGTGGAGTTGGAATGATAGAAGTACAGTgaacatgggaattccctggtggtccagtggggtaggacttggcactctcattgccatggcccgggttcagtcccgtcagggaactaagatcctgcaagctgagtgGCGtggccaaagggggaaaaaaatacagtgaaCAAGAACAACCGTAAGAGAGGTGTCAGGAAATCCATTCTACTAGAAAATGAGtgtctctaaacctcagtttcttggAGAAGTTTAAATTTAACCCTCtgggaaaaagcaagaaaaatgttACAGGAAGGTGCAGTGTGGTAAATAGTTGTGATATGTCATGTGATTTACTGTACAACTGTCCTGGCCCTTTACATACTCACTCCCAACCTTTTCATAAGTTTCTGAGAGAATAGATATGGAATGAAGGGAAACtagttctttccattctttttgtaAGTATATCTATAAACAGAGTAGGAGAGGATACAACCCAGTAGCTAAAGTGAGGCATCTGAATTATCCACAGATTTGTATTGTGTtgctccccccaacacacaccataaataagtaaaagtttGATGTAAAGTATTAGGAGTTATGGTGGAGTCTTTCATGGCCAAGACCATTAACACTCAAGATACCTCAGCGTGTTCTAATTTTTACCCAACTCCAGGGGTATCCCTATTTGTGCTAAGAGTAGTTAGCAGATTTCACTGTGTTCATGAGTGATGTTAGAATTTACGAAGTGCTCTCACATCTTTCCTCTCATTTGGTCCTTACAACTGAGAGGTTAATAGCATCCCTGATTCATGTTAAGAGAAAATGAGGCTGAGAGATTAATTTTCTCAGGTTCACACAGCTGTTAAAGGGTAGAGCTGAGGCTAAGACCTGAATGTCTGACTTCAGGTGCAGCATTCATTCTATGACACCATGCTGCTTTCTGAGGGTGGGGGATCTTGGGTTCAGAAATTCTGAGGATTAGTTTGCTGATCCCTTTtactctctctcctcccattctCCTGGATAGCAGTCCTTTGAGAAACAAGGTTTTCATTCCGGTACTCCTGCTGCCTCCTTCAACTTGCCTTCAGCCCTAGGAAGTGGGGGGCCCATCAATCCGGCCACAGCTGCTGCCTACCCACCTGCCCCCTTTATGCACATTCTGACCCCCCATCAGCAACCGCACTCCCAGATCCTTCACCATCACCTGCAGCAGGATGGCCAGGTAATAGCCCTTccccctctttcctttcccttcctcttccttcctgtaCCCTAAAACTAcctcccctttccttttcttaccCTTCCTCACCACCACCTTCACCCAATCCTCCCCAGCGCCAGCCATGGGCACACAGCACATACAGACACAAGCGCACACAACACGAGTGGCCGGCAAAGGAGATGTCAGAGAAGAGGCCAGATTGAAACCTTTTTTGCCCAGTTCCTTTGGTGCctttctcctccacctcctcccataGCACAGTTGTCCTCTTCCTATCAGACCTGGGTCACACCTCCCCTCTTACCTCTCCCAGCCTTCCCCCTTCCCTGACATTATAGCTTTCCCTTCTAATGGTGGAGTTCTTTTGTCAAAGTTTGTCCCTTTATTTTCCATATATCCTGGTTCTGCCTCAGCTACCATATTTGCAGATGATTCTCTGTTGCCAGCGCCAGCAGGAGGAGCAGGTAATGAAACTGAATGATGATATGCTTGAACCCACTCCTTTTCAGTCCCCATTTCACCTCCACAGTCTCAGGGAACTTGAAGAGAAAAGATTGCACGGTCACAAATCGGgatacacaaacacaaacaccttGCTGAGCTCTCTGGCCTCCCGTTCCTCTCTTGTCCTCCTCTCCTCAgtgtcctctttttctttctaccctTCCCTGACTCTTGAAACACTTGGTTACCGGAATGGAAAGGATTCTTGGGGCAGCATCTGGAGCCTGGGGCCTCAGACTGTCTCTCTTACCTTTCCTGAAATGGGCTCACAGATGTGATGTGTGGTAGGGGTGGGGAGCCCTGGGGTGGTGCAGGTGACCTCTCCCCCTTCCTCATAGGTGGTTGCAGATCTAGAATAAGGGCTGCCTTGCTCTCAAAGACAGATGTCCAAATTGAGGCATTCATGGGGATCAGTGAAAGTGAAATCACCTTGTGATCACTCATCTCCAAGAGGCTATAATTCTAGAGAGTAGCCTTTCCTCGGATCAGGGGAGGGTGGGTTTGGGGGGTGAGGAGAAGGTGAAATTGAAAATTAGTAGAACTGATGCACTATCTTGTCTCTAAAAGTATCCCGCCCTCTTTTCATCTTTCCCTTATTTAAAGTTTGAAAGTGTTTTTTTACTTGTCAGAGGTGCTCTaactgctgtataaaacaaaATTCCTATGGTTGAGAAGTAAGCTTCAGAGTAGTTTCTAAGCAAGGGGAATGGGAGAGTAAAACAATTTCCATATTTCCACCTGAAGATGTCATAAATTTGTCCCACTAACTAGACATCTTTTTCCTCCCCATTCACCCTCCCATTCCCCTGCAGACGGGCAGCGGGCAACGTAGCCAGACCAGCTCCATCCCGCAGAAGCCCCAGACCAACAAGTCTGCCTACAACAGCTACAGCTGGGGGGCCAACTGAGGCCCTCTCTTCTCCCGGTCCCATCTTCTGAGAGGGCTTCTCAGCCTGGCAACTATGGAAACAGCatcaaagagagaaaggaatgtgGGGGGGTTCCACTGCCCCCATCCCCAGCAGCCCATCCCATGCCTCAGCTTCATGTCTGTCCCATTCCCATACCATCCCCACTCTGTTGTATGTATTATAGgatttgtattttctccttttttttttcttcctttcctctcctcctccccccttgcATTCAAGATTATGAAACTTTGCTGTGGGCCctgccctcccttctcctcctcctgttcACCCTGGTGGTGTGTGGGTGAGGTAGGGAGGGGGGACCCCCAAATATATATCAGCCCAACAGCCCTAAGTCTCCTCCTTTATTAttaggaaacaaaacaacaacaacaaaaaaatggcgTCATGAATATGAACAGCATTGTCAGATGAATTagttgaagtgtttttttttttttttgtactgtgtCCTCAAATTTAATGGATTAATGTGTcttgtatatataaaaagaaaacctctacCTTCAGCCTCTGCCCATTCTTGCTCCGTCTAGGATATCCTCAGTCTCGTCGATGACCAGCTTGGTGAATAAGTATTACTGTACCAACTGGGCCTTCTCTAGCAGGCCCCGAAGGCAgtggaataaaatgaaatcttCGCCCTTTAAGAACTCCTCTGACCTTAATGTGCTAGTATCTTGCCCTTGAGGGCATTCCCATCCGCCACTCCCCTAAGAATTACACAGCGTGGTGCCCGGAAAGAATCACCGCAAATCTTCATTTCCTCCAGATCTACGGCAGATTTTAGGCAGTGAAGGGACAGCAGATACTGGGTGGAAAGGGAGAGGGTTAAGCAGGAGTTGAAAGAAATGGCTTTGTAGAATCAAAGTTTAATTTAGATGGATCCAGGCAAATGAACTGGAAAGAAATTAGGGCAACATGCACTGTTGGCTAGCAAAACTGAAGCAGTAGTTCTTAACTTCTTGAGTGCTTTCACTTCAAGTAGCTAATATCCAACCCCTTGAAAAGGAGGAGTCTAGAGCAAGGCCAGGgttgggatggaggtgggggtaCAGGGAGGGGGAGGCTTATAAAGTCAATGACCCGAAAAAGGGGATACTTATAGCCCCAGATTCTCTCCCAAGACACTTCAATAGATTTCCCTTGGTCTCTTACAAAGACTTTATCCTGGTGGTTGCAGACCCTGCTTGAAAGAATTAGGAGAATCCCTTATGGTTATGAGAAACTCCTTAATAGCTGGAGAGATGGAGTTAAATCCATGCGTTCCTCTTGTCTTTTTTACTCAACTCTGGGGAAGTCACTATACTAGAAGAAGCTTAATGCAACATTTTGTCCATCCCTCTAATATTAGACTTAATTGTATCAGTCAAGAAACAAACTGGACGTAGGAAAGGGGCGAGGTGGGTTTAGAAGGAAGACTGGTCGTCCATGGGTGTGGTGAGCCGGCGGTGAGGGTGGGTCTCGGTCCGGTTCATTTGTGCGGGTGGGCTGCCCTCTGGCGGCTGCCTCCGGTGCCATCCAGTGTCAAACCCTGGAAACACCCTGTTGGAGCGGGTTGATCGGCAGGAAGGAGAATTGGCTTAGGAGGCAGGTGAGCGttggaaaatgaaaattcagtaCACCCGCTCCCTTCACAGGAAACAGTAAAAGAAAGCATTTGGAACGTGATAGGCCCGtccgccctgccccccacccagtcCGGCTTACGGTCGTTTTACGACAGTGTCCGATCGCAGGCTTGCTTTCCGGTAGCGTGGTCTGACCCTTCGCTCAATTTTCGACAGCGTAGCTCTGGCTGCCCCCAGCTGTGGGGTTGGAAGGTTCGAGTCCCACTGCGGGAATGAGCCTCTTTGACCTCTTTCGGGGCTTTTTCGGCTTTTCTGGACCTCGGAGGTGAGAGTGGGTCCGGGCCAGAGAAGGCGGGGCGGGATCCTCTGAGGGGAGCTTGACCCTTGACACCCTATTTTTGGAAAAACATCCTTTTCCCCACTCCTTGAACTCCTGCGGAGAGAACGGAAGTCAACATTGAGCACTCACCCCGCGACAGTAACCAGGGCGGTTGTTAAGAGGAGAGGAAACAGCCGCTTAAACCGTTCTCCAGTCTGGGGTAATGCTACAGGGGCGCGGGTGGGGAAGACAATAGGGCTCTGGGTAAGAGAACAATGAGCAAGTGAGCAGGACcttgggagagaaggaaggggctgGGGAACAGTGAAGAAAAGCCGAGCGGAAGCGTTTTGGGGAGCCGCGAGGTGAGGACTGActttgataaaaacaaaacaaacccgaTGGCCAGTCCTCTTAACCCTCAAATCAGCTTCCTAGATCGCAACTCTTGTCTCACTTTGTCATCCATTAGCTGATTTTATGGTTTAAGTAGTGCTGAAATCTTGGTGGCCGATCTGCCTCCACCCCTAGCCACAGAGATCCCTTTTTCGGAGGGATGACTCGcgatgaagatgaagatgatgaggaagaagaaggagcCACATGGGGCCGTGGGAGCTCGAGGTTTGAGGGGCCCCAGCCCCCCGAGGAATTTGGCTTCGGCTTCAGCTTCAGCCCAGGAGGAGGGATGCGTTTCCACGATAACTTCGGCTTTGATGACCTAGTACGGGATTTCAATAACATCTTCAGCGAGATGGGGGCCTGGACCTTGCCTTCCCGCCCTCCTGGTGTGTGGCTGCCCCGGGGGAGAACCTGTGGTTTCTGCTGGGTCGGTGGGTGAAAAAAGGAACCTGCAGAGAGTAGTTGGGGGTTGGGAAGTTTGAGAAAACGGATGATTTCAAGGAGATTTAAAAGAGTCCAAGTCCCCAGCATCCACCTGCCACCTTTCTGCAGAACTTCCAAGTCCTGAGTCAGAGACACCTGGTGAGAGACGGCAGGAAGGACAGACGCTTCGGGACTTAATGCTTAAGTATCCAGATAGTCACCAGCCTAGGCTCTTTCATGGGGCCTTGGAGAGTGATGCAAGAACTGAATCCTCCAAACCAGCACCAGGCTGGGGCTCCCAGAGACCTTTTCATAGGGTGAGTACATCTGGGCCTGAAGTGGGAGCCTGTGGAGAAAACTGACTGCAAAGATTGGAAATCTTGGGTTGGACTCCTAGGCCCACCACTTGGTGTatttatctgttttctgtattATGCTTCTTGTAGGATTTTCTTTGGGGGGAAATGTGAGTTctgctttttgtttaaaaaaaattgctggtCTAAATGATTCTTGGACAAAGCAGACTTCTTAAGGGTGGACAGAAAAGTATCAGTTGAGGAATGCTTTTTGGTAGAGGGATACATAAAACAGGTAGGAAGGAGGAAGGTGTAAGTAAATAAAGCTATCCTGGCTGGGATTATTTCTCCTGAGGAAAAGTAGTTTTGGAACTTGGAAATAGTTTGGGTTCTGTGACCCCGTCAAATTTGATTGAAAGGTGTCATTTGACCTACTTTGGCTTCTTCTGCAGTTTGATGATACGTGGCCTGTGACCCCCCATTCTAGAGCCAGAGAGGACAATGGTGAGTTTGGAGGGAAAGGACATTTACCAGCCCTTTGTTCTCCCTCCCTGAAATTTCTTCCTGCCACACTTGTTCCCTTCTTTCCATTggactctttcttctttcctctctctgcccttCTAGATCTTGATACCCAGGTTTCCGAGGAGGGCCTTGGCCCAGTTCTGCAGCCCCAGCCCAAATCCTATTTCAAGAGCGTCTCTGTGACTAAGATCACTAAGCCAGATGGGGTGAGTTGGGAGAGACGGGTAAAGGGAACTATGgtcagagaatgttctggaaAGGGAAACCTATGTAAAGAAATCAGTTAACTCACCTTTAGTGATGTTAGGGATACGGTGGGGGCTTCTCCTTGTAGACAGTAGAGGAGCGCCGGACTGTGGTGGACAGTGAGGGCCGGAAAGAGACCACAGTAACTCATCAAGAAGCAGTTGGCTCTCCGAGGGATGGTAAGTAAAGAGTATGAATCAAAGGGATCCATTTCTTAATTCCTTGGGAAAGGGAAACCCTTAACTCCCCTACCCTTTAATATTATTCCTCTCTTTTGCCCGTCTAGTCTCTTTCACATAGCCTCTGTGTATCACTTTCTTCCTTAGGTCCAGAGTCACCAACACCTCCATCCCTGGATGATGCCTTTTCCATCCTGGATTTGTTCCTAGGACGTTGGTTCCGGTCCCGGTAGCCTTGTTAACCCTCAGAGGACTTTAGGTTCTTTCTGCCTCTCACCCTTTGCTCACCAGCAATGGGCTTAGTTCTCCTTCTGCCACCTCAGCACCTTGGGTGTGTGGAACAGTGAATTGGGGGTATGTCAGTATGTCACTCACCCAGACTgaccaataaaatatttatgttaattcCTTAGTCTTGGCTTTGTCATGGCTGTTCCACTTTCTCACACTATCCAGGGCTTCCCAAATTAACTTGGCccacaaaaaattatttaattttttgctttACTTCC
This genomic stretch from Kogia breviceps isolate mKogBre1 chromosome 1, mKogBre1 haplotype 1, whole genome shotgun sequence harbors:
- the HAX1 gene encoding HCLS1-associated protein X-1 isoform X1, producing the protein MSLFDLFRGFFGFSGPRSHRDPFFGGMTRDEDEDDEEEEGATWGRGSSRFEGPQPPEEFGFGFSFSPGGGMRFHDNFGFDDLVRDFNNIFSEMGAWTLPSRPPELPSPESETPGERRQEGQTLRDLMLKYPDSHQPRLFHGALESDARTESSKPAPGWGSQRPFHRFDDTWPVTPHSRAREDNDLDTQVSEEGLGPVLQPQPKSYFKSVSVTKITKPDGTVEERRTVVDSEGRKETTVTHQEAVGSPRDGPESPTPPSLDDAFSILDLFLGRWFRSR
- the HAX1 gene encoding HCLS1-associated protein X-1 isoform X2, which gives rise to MTRDEDEDDEEEEGATWGRGSSRFEGPQPPEEFGFGFSFSPGGGMRFHDNFGFDDLVRDFNNIFSEMGAWTLPSRPPELPSPESETPGERRQEGQTLRDLMLKYPDSHQPRLFHGALESDARTESSKPAPGWGSQRPFHRFDDTWPVTPHSRAREDNDLDTQVSEEGLGPVLQPQPKSYFKSVSVTKITKPDGTVEERRTVVDSEGRKETTVTHQEAVGSPRDGPESPTPPSLDDAFSILDLFLGRWFRSR